Proteins encoded together in one Xenopus laevis strain J_2021 chromosome 6L, Xenopus_laevis_v10.1, whole genome shotgun sequence window:
- the LOC121394760 gene encoding myb-related transcription factor, partner of profilin-like, with translation MSQTQSSQSMSMQSSSQCKPAPKKKQKKFSHNEDRVLVSTVMAHANELFGKNALGALKRSSIWEGIARKVNKFSETERTVISCKKRLNEYKRKITKTINNTEPNIGNAKPQKKHWSKQEMSVIRYFRLDSGSGNKTQQASTSASGTKVTAPPAPRPRPQTMDSFLKATRLPPSQTKASAVSLPGPSTAQTPPLAQQQSRSPSKSTTPSCRKSIEEKFLKLQNDVEELKQIISSHFDLLEQMSNK, from the exons ATGTCACAGACACAGTCCTCTCAAAGTATGTCCATGCAAAGCAGTTCTCAATGCAAGCCAGCTCCAAAGAAGAAACAAAAGAAGTTTTCTCATAATGAAGACCGTGTACTTGTGAGTACAGTCATGGCCCATGCAAATGAATTATTTGGTAAAAATGCACTTGGTGCTTTGAAGAGATCTTCTATCTGGGAGGGTATAGCAAGAAAGGTCAATAAGTTTAGTGAGACAGAGCGCACAGTGATAAGTTGCAAGAAGAGATTGAATGAATACAAAAGGAaaattacaaaaactataaataatacagAGCCTAACATTGGAAATGCAAAGCCTCAAAAGAAACATTGGTCTAAACAAGAGATGTCTGTAATACGGTATTTTAGACTGGATTCTGGTTCTGGGAATAAGACACAGCAGGCTTCTACCAGTGCTTCAGGAACAAAAG TCACTGCACCTCCAGCACCACGTCCACGGCCACAAACTATGGATTCATTTTTGAAAGCTACACGATTGCCACCAAGTCAGACAAAAGCTTCTGCTGTATCTCTTCCTGGACCTTCTACAGCTCAAACTCCTCCACTGGCCCAACAACAAAGTCGTTCCCCATCTAAATCCACTACCCCCTCCTGCAGAAAATCAATAGaggaaaaattcttgaaactgcAGAACGACGTTGAGGAATTAAAACAAATCATTAGTTCACATTTTGATCTTCTTGAACAAATGTCAAACAAATAA
- the rpl30.L gene encoding ribosomal protein L30 L homeolog: protein MVAAKKTKKSLESINSRLQLVMKSGKYVLGYKQTLKMIRQGKAKLVILANNCPALRKSEIEYYAMLAKTGVHHYSGNNIELGTACGKYYRVCTLAIIDPGDSDIIRSMPEQQALEK, encoded by the exons ATGGTGGCCGCCAAGAAGACG aaaaagtcTTTGGAGTCTATCAACTCTAGGCTTCAGCTTGTGATGAAAAGTGGTAAATATGTCCTGGGCTACAAACAGACCTTGAAAATGATCCGACAGGGCAAAGCTAAGCTGGTTATTCTTGCCAACAACTGCCCAGCTCTGAG GAAGTCGGAGATTGAGTACTATGCAATGTTGGCAAAGACCGGAGTGCACCACTACAGCGGCAACAACATTGAATTGGGTACAGCCTGCGGAAAGTACTACAGAGTCTGCACATTGGCTATTATTGATCCAG GTGATTCAGACATCATTAGAAGCATGCCAGAGCAACAGGCCCttgagaaataa